CCTGGTCGGGGGCGATCAGGCCGACGCCCTTGGGCAGCCCGGAGAGGCCGTACGCGTCGTCCTCGTACGGCCAGCGCTGGGTCAGCGAGGCGTACAGAAGCGCGCCGATCGCTTCGGTGTCCGTGCGCTGCGGGGTGTCGGAACTGATGCCGCGGAGCGCCGCGTTCACGGCGAGGCCGCGGATGCGGTACTGACCGGAGGATGTCCGGAGTACCGCGCTCGGGGTCAGCCGCAGGTGCGCGAGCCCCTCACGGTGGGCGGCAGCCATGGCCTGCGCGACCTGGCTGACGAGCTGATACGCGTCGTGCGCCTCAAGAGGGCCTGCGGCGAGCAGCGCCGTCAGTTCCGTGGCGTCGGGCAGCCACTCGTGCACCACGTAGACAAGGTCGTTCTCCTCGACGGCGTCCAGGACGTGGACGAAGCGGGGGTCGCCGAGCAGCGCCGACGAGCGGGCCGCGGCGAGTACCGATCGTGCCCGCGGATGGTCGGCGGGCAGCAGATGCACGCCGACTGCTCGGCGCAGCTTCTCGTCCACCGCACGCCAACTGCTGAAACCGTCCAGACGGGTGACGCACTCTTCGAGTCGGTAGCGTCTGGCGAGCTTGTGACCGCTGTGCAGCTCGGGAGGTGATGCCGCCCCCGTGCCCGTGGGCTCATCGGTCTCCGCTGCGCCTTCTTCTGCCGTTTCCCGCTCCCGGGTCTGGGCCACCCCGTCGGCCGTGGCCTCGTCCGCCTTCGCGGTCAGCGGCTCATCGCCGCTGTTGTCTGCCACGTCGACGGCAGCCGTGCTCCGTTCCGCCACCGTCGTTCCTGCCTCCCCATCCATCGCGCTTTGTCAGACGCCAAAGCCAATTGTGCCCACAGTCCGGCGCTATGCACGACACGCGGTGGCCGGTGATGGTTGTGCGAACCCCTCTATCTCACCGTCCGAGACGGCCGCGCACCATACCGACCATCGAATTGAGCTCTGCAATCCGCATTTTTCGGGCGGCGACGAAGAAGACGCCACCGAGAATGATTCCACCGACCACCAGAGCGATCAGAGAACCGCCTGCGCCGTCGCCCAGAGCCTTGAGGATTCCGTAGCCGGCGGCGCCGCCGAGGATCGCCGCCGGGATGCACGCCATGGAGAGCCGGGCGTAGGTACGAAGGACGTGGGTGCCGTCCAGATCGCCGCCGAGGCGGTTGCGCAGCCTGCGCCAGGCGACACCGACGCCGACCGCGTAGGCGAGGCCGTACGAGGCGGCCATGCCGATGACGGCCCACTGGGCGGGCAGGAGGACGTAGGCGATGGCGCTGGCCGCCGCGTTGACGGCCGCCACGATGACCGTGTTGTAGAAGGGTGTCCGGGTGTCCTCGTAGGCGTAGAAGCCGCGCAGGACGACGTACTGCACCGAGTACGGGATCAGCCCCAGGCCGAACGCCATCAGGACGAAGCCCATGGACTGGGCGGCCTGGCTGCCGCTGGAGGCGAAGAGCAGGGTGCACATCGGGACGCCGAGTGCGACGAACGCGAAGGCGACCGGGACGATCGCCACCGCGGAGGTGCGCAGCCCCTGCGAGATGTCGTCACGGACCGCGCCCGGGTCGTTGTCGTGGGCCGCCCGCGAGATGCGCGGCAGCATGGCCGCCATGACGGAGACGGTGATGATGGCCTGCGGCATGCCCCAGATCAGCTGGGCGTTGGAGTAGGCCATGATGCCGGTGCCGTCCTTGCCGGAGGCTTTGCCCGCGGCGGTGGCCAGCTGGGTGACGACGAGCACGCCGGCCTGGTTGGCGAGGACGAAGAGAACCGTCCACTTGGCGAGCTTGACCGCCTTGCCGAGACCGTGGCCCTTCCAGTCGAAGCGCGGCCGGAACCGGAAGCCCGTCTCCCGCAGGTACGGGATCATCGCCAGGGCCTGGACGACGAGACCGAGCAGGGTGCCGATGCCCAGGAGGCGGACGCCGTCCGCGGGGATCGACTCGACCCGCATGCCCGAGTCACCGGACGTTCCGTAGACCCAGATGAACAGACCGAACGTGAAGATCATGACGATGTTGTTGAGGACCGGGGTCCACATCATCGCGCCGAACTTCCCGCGGGCGTTGAGGATCTGCCCCATCACCACGTGCACGCCCATGAAGAAGATGGTGGGCAGGCAGTAGCGGGCGAAGGTGACCGCGACGTTGTTGGCCGGCGGGTTGTTCGCGATGGGGGTCGACATCAGCTTGATCAGCAGCGGCGCCGCGAAGACGGCCAGTGCGACGATGAGGCCGAGCGCGACCATGACGAGGGTCAGCAGACGGTTGGCGTAGGCCTCGCCGCCGTCCTTGTCGTCCTTCATGGCGCGCACGAGCTGCGGCACGAAAACCGAGTTGAGGCCGCCGCCGACGGTCAGGATGTAGATCATCGTCGGCAGTGTGTACGCGACGGTCCAGGCGTCACCGAGTGTCGCGGCGCCGAGGGCCGCGGTGATCACCATGGTGCGTACGAAGCCGGTGAGGCGGGAGACCATCGTGCCCGCGGCCATCACCGCGCTCGACTTCAGCACGCTCGCCGCGCGTCCGCCGCCGCCCGACTTCGGGGCCGGTGCGGTGGCCGGGGGAGCTGCCGGGGCCGGGACCATCGGCGGCTCGGGAGGCTGGTGGCCGCCCTGCTGCTGGTAGTCGTTGCCCTGGGGATAGCCGTTGCCCTGCGGGTAGCCATTGCCTTGGGGATAGCCGTCCTGCTGGTATCCCTGCTGGTAGCCGCCGGGCTGTTCGCGGTAGCCGCCCGGCTGCTGGTCCCGGAAGAGGTGAGCGAAGGCATCCGGCTCGTGGCGCTCCTCGCCGGAGTGGGTGACCAGGTCGTCGACGCCCACGAACTGCGTCGTACGGGCGTCGTCGCCGTACGGGAGGTGCCGGGTCGGGCCTTCGGGTTCGGGGGCCGGGGTCTGCGCCCATACGCGGGGGTCCGGGGCGTGCTGGGGGGAGGGCGGCTGGGCGTAGAGCGGCTGTGTGTCCTGGTAGTAGCCGGGCGGGGGCGGCGGGTGCGCGGCGCGGTCGTACAGCGCCTCGGTCACCGGGTCCTGGGCGGCGAGGTCCTGTGCCCGGTAGGGGTCCTGGTCGTAGGCATCCTGGAGGTACACGTCCGGAGCGGGCTGGGGTGGCACCTGCCCGTCCTCAGGGGGACCGGAACCGCCCGCGCCCTGGCCACGGTCACCGTCGTACGGCGCGTTCATGGATTACCCCACCTCATCGTCCCCGGGCCCACCGGCCACGACATCGCTCAACGGTCCACTCTCTCACCCGTGTCCGACGGGTCGGTGCTTTCCGGAGCGGTGTCCGGTGTCGGGTCACTCGGCTGCTCGGGGTCGTCCTCCCCCGGCTCCGTGCCGGACTCGCCGTCGGGTCCGTCCTCCGGGCCCTCCTCGGCCTGCTGCCGGGCGGCCCGCTTGCGCTGGGTGTACATCCGGAATCCGGCGAGCACGAGGAGCAGCACGCCGCCGGCGATGACCAGCATCACCGTGAGGGTGATCTCGGTGACGTTCACGTCGAACTGGACCGCCTCGCCGTACGGCTGGCCGTCCTCCGTGTAGAGCTGGGCGTAGACCGGGACCGGACCGTTGGCATTGGCCGTAGTGGTGAACTTCACCGACTGGGCGTGCCCGCCCGAAACCTTGACCTGCTGTTCCGAGTAGGCCTTGCCGCCGATCTTCAGACGTGTGGGGTTCTCCGATGTCAGCCGCAGAACCATGTGGTCGACGCCCTGGACCAGGTTGTTCTGCACCGTCACGGGGATCGTCGCGCTGCGCCCCGAGAGCTTCGCGTCGGACTTCTTGATCAGCGCCACTTGTTCGACGAGCGTGGTCAGGTAGTGCTCGACGCCCTGGCGGAACGTCGCCGCCTCGGCGGGCCTGCCCCGCCAGGACGTCGACATCTCACGGTCTATGGCCCGCCCGAAGGGCGTGATGACGCGGTCGGGCTCGCTGAGGATCGTCTGGAAGCGCTTGAGCTTGTTCTGGGTGTTCTGAATCGATTTGAAGGCCGCCTTCGGCAGCTCCTGCTTGCGCAGCGACGCGGGGTAGGACCTGGCCGACGGCACCTGGGTCGTGGCCCTCGGGTCCGGCTTGGCCTTCGCCGCCGCGGACAGGTCCTGCGGCTGCGACCAGCGCTCGTCGGAGAGGGCGGTCAGCGCCTTCGCCATCGCCTGGGCCTGGCTGGCGGACGGCATGCGCTGCGGGGCGACGACGATGCTGCGCTGCTTGTCCGGATCCTGCAGCGTGACCATCAGGCTCTGGGCGAGGAACTCCTGCACGGCGAGCGTGGAGCTCTCGGCCCCCGTCATGTCGCCCTGGAAGGCGGTCGAGAGCCGTGCGTCGGCCACCACGGCCGTCGTGCCGCCGCCGATGGGCCGGGCGGCATTGGGCGTGTACGGCAGCGAGCTCCCGTCACGCAGGCTGTCGCTCCTGGCGATCACCGAGTGGGCGCCCGCCGAGGTGGAGACATCGACGATCGACGGGTCGAGGGCACCGTTCACCGGCCACGCGAAGTCCGACTGCGGCTTGACGTGGAGGATGGACTCCACGGCCAGCGCTCCCGCGTCGGTGGCGTCCTTGAGCTGGCTCAGGGAACCGGTGAAGGTACTGCCGTTGTGGGCGAGGGAGGCCAGGTCGGGATCGGCGAAGGGCAGTGCCACGACCTTCTTGTCCTTCTCGGCCTTCACGGTCTGCTCGAGCTTGTTGAGCCAGTCCTTGGCGACCGCCTGGTTCTTGCCCGCCGTAGTGCTCTTGCCGTCGGCGGTCTGTACCCGGTAGCTCCGCGTCATGTGATCGACCGAGGCCAGCAGGTCGGGGTCGATGACCCAGGTGACATCGAGCTGGCGGCCCAGGGACAGCATCTGCTCCAGGCGACCACCCGGGGCGAGCTCCTTGCCCAGGTCGTCGTCCGTGAAGACGGGCGTCTGCTGCTCGTCCGAGCCGGTCTCCGCCGTGAGGTGCGAGGTGGAGATGAGCGGCCACAGGTAGGCCGTCTTGGTCTTCGTGCCGGTGGCGCCCGACTGCCAGGGCAGGAAGGTGCGCTCGAAGCCGAGCACCTGGGACCACGGCTGGGCGGCGGTCCGGCCCGTGAGCGAGACGCCCAGCTGGTAGACGCCGTCGGCGCCGAGGTCCAGGGCCTTGACCGGGACGGAGATGCTGAAGTCCTGGCGGATGCCGGGGGCGAGCTTGGCGAACTTCTTGACGTACTTGCCGCCGACCTCCGTGCCGTCGGCTCCCGGCCGGTAGTCGGTGCGCTTGGCGGCGGAGTCGATCTGGCTCCGGCCGTTGAGGACAGGGCCCAGGCGCAGCCCGACCTGGGCCCCTGTCACCGGCTGCTTGCCCTCGTTGGTGACGGTGCCGGAGACGGTGAGCGTGTCTCCGTCCGTCGGGGCGGTCGGTGTGAGTTTGTTGAGCGAGACGTCGACGGTGTTCGAACCGGTGGCGTCTGCCGGCGCGCTCGGCGCCGCGGCGTGCGCTGTCGGCTCGGCCGACAGCTGCAGCATGCCGGCCAGCAAGGGGGCTCCAGCCAGCAACGCTGCCGTACGCCGCAGCCACCGGCGGGCAGGTGAGGGACTGGTCCCCGGGAAGTCTGCCGCCTCGGCCACGCGTTGCCCGTCCTCGTTGTCGTCAGTGGTCGTCGGTTGTGCGTCCACGCATGGTAACGAGGTGCGCTGTGGCGAAGTGCCGCGGACTGCTCCACATGATCGGAAGACCTGGCCGGGGAGGGGCGCGCGGCCCCGGGGGCCCGCCGAAAACGGGGCGGCTGGGGGCGTCCGGGGCACGTACCCTTTTCTGTTGTGCCGAACGCCAATGAAGAAAATCCCAGCGCACTGAGCCAGGTGCAGCGCCGCGCGGTCAGCGAACTGCTGCGGGTGTCCCCTGTCGCGGACGACCTTGCCCGCCGTTTCCAGGAGGCCGGGTTCTCCCTCGCCCTGGTCGGTGGGTCGGTCAGAGACGCGCTCCTTGGCCGGCTCGGCAATGACCTGGACTTCACGACCGATGCCCGTCCCGAGGACGTACTGAAGATCGTCAGGCCGTGGGCGGACTCGGTGTGGGAGGTCGGGATCGCCTTCGGCACGGTCGGGAGCCAGAAGGACGGCTATCAGATCGAAGTCACGACATATCGGTCCGAGGCGTACGACAGGACCTCGCGCAAGCCCGAGGTGTCGTACGGCGACTCCATCGAGGAAGACCTCGTACGCCGTGACTTCACCGTCAACGCGATGGCTGTCGCTCTCCCGGAGAAGGAGTTCGTCGACCCGCACGGAGGGCTCGAGGACCTCGCGGAGCGCGTCCTGCGTACCCCTGGCGCCCCGGAGGACTCCTTCTCCGACGACCCGCTGCGGATGATGCGGGCCGCGCGGTTCGCCGCGCAGCTGGACTTCGAGGTGGCTCCGGAGGTCGTCGCCGCGATGAAGTCGATGGCCGAGCGCATCGACATCGTCTCCGCGGAGCGTGTCCGTGACGAACTGAACAAGCTGATCCTCTCGCCGCACCCGGCGAAGGGACTGGCTCTACTTGTCGACACAGGCATCGCCGACCGGGTGCTGCCCGAGCTTCCGGCGCTGCGTCTGGAACGTGACGAGCACCACCGCCACAAGGACGTCTACGACCACACGCTGATCGTTCTTGAGCAGGCGATGGCGCTGGAGGAGGACGGCCCTGACCTGACGCTGCGGCTCGCGGCGCTCCTTCACGACATCGGGAAGCCGCGGACGCGCCGCTTCGAGGACGACGGCCGGGTCTCCTTCCACCACCACGAGGTGGTGGGCGCCAAGATGACCAAGAAGCGCATGGTGGAGCTCAAGTACTCGAACGAGCTCGTGAAGGACGTCTCGCGCCTGGTGGAGCTGCACCTGCGCTTCCACGGCTACGGGACGGGCGAGTGGACGGACTCGGCCGTACGCCGCTACGTGCGCGACGCGGGCCCGCTCCTCAGTCGGTTGCACAAGCTGACCCGGTCCGACTGCACGACGCGCAACAAGCGCAAGGCGAATGCGCTGTCGCGTGCGTATGACGGTCTTGAGGAGCGCATCGAGCGGCTTCAGGAGCAGGAGGAGCTGGACTCGATCCGCCCCGACCTGGACGGGAACGAGATCATGGAGATCCTGGACGTGCGGCCGGGCCCGGTGATCGGCCAGGCCTACAAGTTCCTGCTCGAGCTGCGGTTGGAGAACGGGCCGATGGAGCGGGACGCGGCGATCGCGGCGCTCAAGGAGTGGTGGGCCGCGCAGGAGTGAGCTGAGGCGCCGAGCGATGTTTCACGTGAAACATCGCTCGGCGCCGGACAGGCGAAGACATGCGAAGGGGCACTGTTTCACGTGAAACAGTGCCCCTTCGCGTACGTCTTACTTGGCGCTCTTCAGGCAGAGCACCACGTCGTGGCTGCCACCGGTCTGGTAGTAGGAGACCTCGGTCCCCTTGACCGTTTCGCACTTGCTGACGCTGCTCGTGCCGTCGAACTTCTCGATGACCTTGAACTCGGCGTCGCTCGAAGAGCAGTCGGTGTTCTTCAGGTCCGGCTGCGACTGCGAGCCCTTGTTGTGCAGGCAGTCGCCGACAGCGGTGGTCTCAGCGTCGCTCTTGCCCAGCTGCCACTTGACGACAGCTATGACGATGCCGATGACGATGACGGCACCGATGCGCAGGACCAGCTTGCTGACCTTCCGTCCGCCACTCGGAGCGGCCGGAGGAGGAATCGGCGCTCCCTGGTTGTACGGCGGGTAGGGCTGCTGCGGAACGCCGGGCTGGCCGGGCTGTCCCGGCTGGCCGGGGTACGGCTGCGTGCCCTGGCCGTACGGATTCTGGCCCTGGGGCGGAGTAGTCACTTTGGGGGTCCCCCTCGAACGGAAGCGCGATGGCGCGGATACGACGTCCGTAAGTTATAGGGAGGCAGTGACATCCCTGAAGCCCAGAGGTGCTCTGTGTCACTGATGTAACACTTACTGCGCGTCAAACTTGGCCATAGCGGCAGCAATCGCCGCGTAGATAACGGCCACCGTGACCACCAGTGGCACCGATCGGCCGTCGGGCGGCAGCATCAGCGCCGCTACTCCCGCCGCACCGACGAAAGCGACGTTGAACAAGACGTCGTAGACCGAGAAGATCCGGCCACGGAAGCGGTCGTCCACCGCCGACTGCACCACCGTGTCCGTAGCGATCTTCGCTCCCTGCGTCGTCAGACCCAGCAGGAACGCGGCGACGAGCAGCGGGGCAGGGGTGAAGGGGAGAGCGAGCGCCGGTTCCAGGACCGCGGCGGCGCCCGCGCAGACGACGATCCAGCCGCCGGCCGTCAGCTGGCTCACCGCCCAGGGCGTCACCACGGCCGCAGCGAAGAAGCCCGCTCCCGAGACCCCCACGGCCAGCCCGAGCAGGGCGAGCCCGTCGGACTCCGACGACGACCAGGCATACCGGCAGAGCATCAGGACCATGACTGACAGGGCGCCGTAGCAGAACCGCATGAGCGTCATCGCCAGTAGCGCGCGGGCGGCGGGGCGGCGCTGTGACAGGTGCCGCACCCCGGCCATCAGGTCCCGGGCCGTACCGGAGAGCGCCGCGACGAGGCGCGGCTGCACCACCTCCGGGTCCGGTCCGAGGAGCTCACGCGCCATCCGCAGCGAGGCGAGCGCCGCGCAGAGGTACAGGGTGGCCCCGAGCAGCACGACCACCGCATCCGAGTCGGAACCCACCAGGCGCACGGCGAACGCGAGCCCGCCGCCCACGGTGGCGGCCAGCGTCCCCGCGGTCGGCGAGAGGGAGTTGGCCATCACCAGGCGCTCGGCATCGACCACGCGCGGCAGCGCCGCGGAGAGACCGGCGAGGACGAAGCGGTTGACGGCCGTGACGCAGAGCGCGGAGGCGTAGAAGAGCCAGTCCGGCACGCCGCCCAGGATCAGCAGCGCGGTCACCGAGGCAAGAGAGGCCCGCAGCAGATTGCCGTACAGAAAAACCTGACGGCGTGGCCAGCGGTCGAGGAGGACGCCGGCGAAGGGGCCGATCAGGGAGTACGGCAGGAGCAGCACCGCCATCGCGGAGGCGATCGCGCCCGCGGAGGCCTGCTTCTCCGGTGAGAAGACGACATACGTGGCGAGGGCCACCTGATAGACGCCGTCCGCGCCCTGGGAGATCAGCCGCACGGCGAGCAGGCGCCGGAAATCCCGCAGGCGCAGCAGTACGCGCAGGTCACCGACGACAGCCATGATCCCCAGCCTCACATACGAGGAGGGTCCCCGGGCGGAATACCCGGGGACCCTCAACAGCTGTTCAAGGGACGAGCTTTAGCGCTCGACCTCGCCCTTGATGAACTTCTCGACGTTGTCGTACGCCTCGTCGTCGAAGTACTGCACCGGCGGGGACTTCATGAAGTACGAGGACGCGGAGAGGATCGGGCCGCCGATGCCACGGTCCTTGGCGATCTTCGCGGCGCGCAGGGCGTCGATGATGACACCGGCCGAGTTCGGGGAGTCCCACACCTCGAGCTTGTACTCCAGGTTCAGCGGGACGTCGCCGAAGGCGCGGCCCTCAAGGCGGACGTACGCCCACTTGCGGTCGTCGAGCCACGCGACGTAGTCCGACGGGCCGATGTGGACGTTGTCCTCGCCCAGCTCGCGGTCGCGGATCTGCGAGGTGACGGCCTGCGTCTTCGAGATCTTCTTCGACTCGAGGCGGTCCCGCTCGAGCATGTTCTTGAAGTCCATGTTGCCGCCGACGTTGAGCTGCATCGTGCGCTCAAGGCGGACACCGCGGTCCTCGAACAGCTTCGCCATCACGCGGTGCGTGATGGTGGCGCCGACCTGCGACTTGATGTCGTCGCCGACGATCGGGACGCCTGCCTCGGTGAACTTGTCGGCCCACTCCTTGGTGCCGGCGATGAAGACCGGGAGGGCGTTGACGAACGCGACCTTGGCGTCGATGGCGCACTGCGCGTAGAACTTCGCGGCGACCTCGGAACCCACGGGCAGGTAGCAGACGAGGACGTCGACCTGCTTGTCCTTGAGGACCTGGACGACGTCGACGGGGGCCTCGGCGGACTCCTCGATCGTCTCGCGGTAGTACTTGCCCAGACCGTCGTGTGTGTGGCCGCGCTGGACGGTGACGCCCTTGTTCGGGACGTCGCAGATCTTGATGGTGTTGTTCTCGCTGGCGCCGATGGCGTCGGAGAGGTCGAGCCCGACCTTCTTGGCGTCCACGTCGAAGGCGGCGACGAACTCGACATCGCCGACGTGGTACCCGCCGAACTGGACGTGCATCAGGCCCGGGACCTTGGCGTCCGGGTCTGCGTCCTTGTAGTACTCGACGCCCTGGACCAGCGAGGCGGCGCAGTTGCCCACGCCGACGATGGCTACGCGAACCGAACCCATTCCGGTTGCTCCCTGTGTGATCTGTGTATTCCGGATGAGACCCTGCGGACCGCGGGGCCTCACTTGGCGGTGTCATCGGACGGATCCGGCGGCGGGTTGTCGTCCCGCCGCCGGGGCAGGCCGCCCGACTCCCCAGATGTGCTGTCGTGCTGAGCGGAGCCGTCCGGGGCGGGCCGTTGCTGGCCCCGCCCCGCGCGCTCGCTCTCGATGAGCTCGTTCAGCCAGCGCACTTCGCGCTCCACGGACTCCATTCCGTGCCGCTGCAGCTCAAGCGTGTAATCGTCCAGGCGCTCCCGGGTACGGGCCAGGGAGGCGCGCATCTTCTCCAGACGCTCCTCGAGGCGGCTGCGACGCCCCTCGAGCACCCGCATGCGTACGTCCCGCGAGGTCTGCCCGAAGAAGGCGAAGCGGGCGGCGAAGTGTTCGTCCTCGTACGCGTCGGGGCCGGTCTGTGAGAGCAGCTCCTCGAAGTGCTCCTTACCTTCCGCCGTCAGCCGATAGACGATCTTGGCGCGGCGCCCGGAGAGGGGAGCCGCGAGGGCCTCCTCGGGGGTGCCGCCCGATTCCTCGATCAACCAGCCGTTGGCTACCAGCGTCTTGAGGCACGGGTAGAGCGTCCCGTAGCTGAAGGCGCGGAACACTCCGAGCGAAGTATTGAGTCGTTTCCGCAGCTCATAGCCGTGCATCGGGGACTCGCGCAGCAGGCCGAGCACGGCGAACTCGAGGATGCCGGAGCGTCTGCTCATCTTCGCCTCCCGTCTGCCAGCGTCTGTCGACACGGTCTTTATGCCGAGCTGATGTATCGACTCGATACATCGAGACGATAGAACGGCCCGACTGTTGAGACAAGAGGGGAAACGGTGAACGGCGTCACATCACCGATTCGTAGGAAGTAACTTGCCTGATTTGGGGTGAACTTCGGTCCTAAGAGGGTTTTGACGGTGCGTAGTCTGTGCGCCATGCAGACCGCCGGGAACCAAGTGACGCGTGAGGGCGTCGTTGACCCTGGTGTAGTGCGGGTGAGCGCGGGGATGGGCGCATCCGTACTTCGGGGGGACCGGAAACCAGCCGCCGTTTCCAGGCGCGGATACCTGCGCCTGCCCGAGGAGTAATCGTTCGATGAGCGAGCACCGTCGCAAACCGCCGCAGCCGCAGGGCGGCGGACGCGCCGCGGCCAGACGCGGCGTCCAAGGCCCGTCGTCGGGTCGCCGCGCGGCACCGCGTGGAGCCACTGGATCGCCCAGTTCCTCAACCGGCTCGCATGGAGCGGGGGCCCCTGATGACGGGGACCGTTCTTACGGCGGCCGTGCGGAAGCCCGGCGTGCCGCGCAGCGGAGTGGCGCTGCCGGCGCGGGCGGAGGCCGCCGCAGAGCGGCCGACGGGGCCGGAGCCGGGCGCGGAGGCGCCGGGGGCGGCGGCCGACGTGGCGGCGGCGGCCCGAACGGGCCCGGCCGCGGCCGGGGCCGCGGCGGCCATGAGCCCCGCAAGAAGCGGTTCATCGACTACCCGCGTGCGAACAAGGACGGCCTGCGCCGCTGGGTTCCGTCCTGGCGCCTCGTCACCGGCCTGTTCGTCGGCTTCCTCGGCAGCCTGATGGCGGTCACGGGGATCGCGTACGCCTTGGTCGAGGTGCCGAAGGTCGACGAAGCGGCCAAGGCGCAGAACAACGTCTATTACTGGGCCAACGGCAAGCAGATGGTCGCCACCGGCGGTGAGACGAACCGCCAGATCATCGACTTCGACAAGATCCCCAAGGAGATGCGGACCGCCGTCATCTCGGCCGAGAACAAGACGTTCGAGGACGACAAGGGCGTCGACCCCATGGGCATCACGCGTGCCTTGGTCAACATGGCCAAGGGCGGGGAGACCCAGGGTGGCTCGACCATCACGCAGCAGTACGTGAAGAACGCGCGCCTGGGCGACCAGTCGCAGACGTTCACGCGTAAGTTCAAAGAGCTCTTCATCTCCATAAAGGTCGGCCGGACCGAGTCCAAAGAGAAGATCATGGCGGGGTATCTCAACACCGCCTACTACGGCCGCGGGGCCTACGGCATCCAGGCCGCCGCCCGTGCCTACTTCGGCAAGGACGCCGCCGACCTGAACCCCAGCCAGTGCGCGCTCCTGGCGACGGTCCTCAAGGGCGCCACGTACTACGACCCGGCGGGTTACCCCGAGGTCGACCCTGCCGCCTCGCCGCAGGCCAACCGCGCGCGTGCCACCAAGCGCTGGAATTGGATCCTCGACGAAGAGGTCAAGGACGGGCACCTGACCGCCGAGGTCCGGAACAAGTACCGGAAGTTCCCGAAGCTGGAGAACCCCCGCTCCAACGCTCAGCTGGGTGGGCAGGTGGGTTATCTGGTCGACCTGGCCAAGGCGTATGTGATCAACAACAGCGATGGCCAGATCACGGCCAACGACCTCCAGCGGGGCGGCTACGAGATCCACACGACCTTCGACAAGTCGAAGGTCAACAAGCTCGAGAAGTCCGTGGAGAAGGTCCGCAAGGCGAAGATCAAGCCCAATCTGCGCCCGGACAAGGACAAGCACGTTCAATTCGGTGGTGCGTCCGTGAATCCCAAGGACGGGGCGATCGAGGCCATCTACGGCGGTGAGGACGCGACCAAGCACTTCACCAACAACGCCGACCAGACCGGTGCGCAGGTTGGCTCGACGTTCAAGCCCTTCGTGTTGGCGGCGGCTTTCAAGGACGGAACGCGCGACAAGAACGGGCCGCCGGACCAGGGCGAGGACCGGCGCACGATCGTCAACCCCAAGAGCCTCTACAGCGGCAAGAACGAGCTCAAGATCCAGAACTACGACGGAAGTATCTGGACGGACAAGGAAGGCAAGGAGTGGCTCCAGACCAACGACGGTGATCAGGACTACAACCCGCCGACCTATCAGATCGATCTGCGTGAAGCGATGCGGGAGTCGGTCAACTCGGCCTATGTGCAGCTCGGTATGGACGTCGGTCTGGACAAGGTGAAGGAGGCGGCCATCGCCTCCGGCCTCAAGGAGAACAGTCTGGCCAGCGCCAACTACCCGTCCTTCTCCCTCGGTACGTCCTCTCCGAGCGCGATCCGCATGGCCGGTGCTTACTCCACCTTCGCGTCCAGCGGTAAGCAGAACGATCCGTACTCGGTGAAGGAAGTCGAGTACAAGGGCAACACCGTCATGCAGCACAAGTCGCAGACCAAGCGGGCCTTCGACAAGGAGGTGGCCGACAACGTCACCGACGTGCTCAGGACCGTCGTCGAGAAGGGCACGGGCACCTCG
This Streptomyces sp. NBC_01283 DNA region includes the following protein-coding sequences:
- a CDS encoding MFS transporter; its protein translation is MAVVGDLRVLLRLRDFRRLLAVRLISQGADGVYQVALATYVVFSPEKQASAGAIASAMAVLLLPYSLIGPFAGVLLDRWPRRQVFLYGNLLRASLASVTALLILGGVPDWLFYASALCVTAVNRFVLAGLSAALPRVVDAERLVMANSLSPTAGTLAATVGGGLAFAVRLVGSDSDAVVVLLGATLYLCAALASLRMARELLGPDPEVVQPRLVAALSGTARDLMAGVRHLSQRRPAARALLAMTLMRFCYGALSVMVLMLCRYAWSSSESDGLALLGLAVGVSGAGFFAAAVVTPWAVSQLTAGGWIVVCAGAAAVLEPALALPFTPAPLLVAAFLLGLTTQGAKIATDTVVQSAVDDRFRGRIFSVYDVLFNVAFVGAAGVAALMLPPDGRSVPLVVTVAVIYAAIAAAMAKFDAQ
- a CDS encoding PadR family transcriptional regulator; this translates as MSRRSGILEFAVLGLLRESPMHGYELRKRLNTSLGVFRAFSYGTLYPCLKTLVANGWLIEESGGTPEEALAAPLSGRRAKIVYRLTAEGKEHFEELLSQTGPDAYEDEHFAARFAFFGQTSRDVRMRVLEGRRSRLEERLEKMRASLARTRERLDDYTLELQRHGMESVEREVRWLNELIESERAGRGQQRPAPDGSAQHDSTSGESGGLPRRRDDNPPPDPSDDTAK
- a CDS encoding inositol-3-phosphate synthase; protein product: MGSVRVAIVGVGNCAASLVQGVEYYKDADPDAKVPGLMHVQFGGYHVGDVEFVAAFDVDAKKVGLDLSDAIGASENNTIKICDVPNKGVTVQRGHTHDGLGKYYRETIEESAEAPVDVVQVLKDKQVDVLVCYLPVGSEVAAKFYAQCAIDAKVAFVNALPVFIAGTKEWADKFTEAGVPIVGDDIKSQVGATITHRVMAKLFEDRGVRLERTMQLNVGGNMDFKNMLERDRLESKKISKTQAVTSQIRDRELGEDNVHIGPSDYVAWLDDRKWAYVRLEGRAFGDVPLNLEYKLEVWDSPNSAGVIIDALRAAKIAKDRGIGGPILSASSYFMKSPPVQYFDDEAYDNVEKFIKGEVER
- a CDS encoding transglycosylase domain-containing protein, producing MSEHRRKPPQPQGGGRAAARRGVQGPSSGRRAAPRGATGSPSSSTGSHGAGAPDDGDRSYGGRAEARRAAQRSGAAGAGGGRRRAADGAGAGRGGAGGGGRRGGGGPNGPGRGRGRGGHEPRKKRFIDYPRANKDGLRRWVPSWRLVTGLFVGFLGSLMAVTGIAYALVEVPKVDEAAKAQNNVYYWANGKQMVATGGETNRQIIDFDKIPKEMRTAVISAENKTFEDDKGVDPMGITRALVNMAKGGETQGGSTITQQYVKNARLGDQSQTFTRKFKELFISIKVGRTESKEKIMAGYLNTAYYGRGAYGIQAAARAYFGKDAADLNPSQCALLATVLKGATYYDPAGYPEVDPAASPQANRARATKRWNWILDEEVKDGHLTAEVRNKYRKFPKLENPRSNAQLGGQVGYLVDLAKAYVINNSDGQITANDLQRGGYEIHTTFDKSKVNKLEKSVEKVRKAKIKPNLRPDKDKHVQFGGASVNPKDGAIEAIYGGEDATKHFTNNADQTGAQVGSTFKPFVLAAAFKDGTRDKNGPPDQGEDRRTIVNPKSLYSGKNELKIQNYDGSIWTDKEGKEWLQTNDGDQDYNPPTYQIDLREAMRESVNSAYVQLGMDVGLDKVKEAAIASGLKENSLASANYPSFSLGTSSPSAIRMAGAYSTFASSGKQNDPYSVKEVEYKGNTVMQHKSQTKRAFDKEVADNVTDVLRTVVEKGTGTSAQLSGRQVAGKTGTTDGNKSAWFVGYTPQLSTAISMYRLDDNEGNKKREFLEMFGTGGEKKIHGASFPAQIWRDYMEQALKGAPVETFPVPKPIGSVVGETPPPTPSPTPSKTEEPEKSPSPSPSDTGPSPSPSDTPDPGESCADWDWQCNNNGGQADGGATDGSTGGESPPATEEPTGGGGNNGNGNGGIFGGPSG